The genomic interval ACTTTTCTTCTAGTTAATGGCAGACCTGATAATACTGTAGGTTGCCCTGCTAtgctaaaatttaaatgtaaaaataaacaaattacaccATTGTTACTGATAATAAATCCAAACGTATGCAATTCAAATCTCATATGCAGGTGGCGGGCTAAAACTTTACTTTCGATATTGTGCCTGGATAGAAAATTGAGTAGTTTTCACTGATTATGCATTTGACTGACCAACCAGAAGAAAAGATGGATTAGCTGATAACAGCATCTCTGTTGCTGCCTAAAAGAAATAGCAAGAACTTTTATAGAACAAGACATTTTCTAACACATCCAGTGTTAAGCCAATTTtgcttttgtaatttaaaatacgTTTCAGTTTGCAAAGTGGTTTCACCTGTTGGAAAAGTGTTTTTATGACACCAAACTCAACTCAAATACTCTGTACCTGCAACTTTCAGTTCATTACAGAATAcagctttttttaatatttgctttttttattatgtctAACATATGGTGTTGACAGGGAGATAAAGAAGAGATTTAAAGTTGCCCCCTCTTTAATCtagttcaaaaacataaataaaaaatgtcaatcCCTTACAATATAGTTCCCATACTCAGAACTAGAAATCCCAGGGGATGCTGACAGAATGATTCAGATAGACCAACTTCAATGCATTAAATAAGTTCTGTGTTAAACATTTACATAGATTGGAATGAAGTTGAAAATGTTAAAGTTgtgttctattctattccataTAAAGCAGTTTATTGTCTTTTCTTAAAAGCATGCCTTTTTCAGTTTATAATGTTAATTCTGTTATCTGTTTATTTAGTGAAAGAATTATTGGCAAAAGCCAAAGAGGACTTCTTGAGAAAATGGGACTGTCAGCCACAGGTATGGGAGCTTTATTACAATAAACATGATAGTCGTAGACAGTTGTTTTTTTAGCACAACTAATTTTTGACTTCTGACTTGGGTTCTGCAGAGCACATCGTGTCTAGATGACTTTGACAGACTGAAAACTCTTGGCACTGGATCTTTTGGAAGAGTAATGCTTGTCAAGCACAGACAGTCGGGACGATACTACGCTATGAAGATTCTGGACAAAGAAAAAGTGAGTATGCATGCTGTATTGTATATCTCCTACAGGACCCAGCAATTGATTTTTGTCCTCTGTGCAAGGTATTTGTTTATGAGATATAACATTCTTTAACACAGTCCTGGTGTCTCTTAATGAGTACATCCTAGTGCTTTGGGAAATGCTGAATGTTTATATTttgaaagtattaatttttaGGTTTTCCAAAAAGAATATGACTTCACTATGAAGATATGGGGGGAAATGGTTGCATCACCATAACAATTAAGGATGTTCTTGTTATTTTAGGGAACATAATAAGCATAATATGTTCCATAAACTCAAAAGTAAATTATTTAAGACCTGTTCTTGTTCTGTTTATTATGACTGAGTTTATTATGCTCTATTTTTATGTTGTCTGCTGCTTTAAAGGCTCAGCTCTTTCATCTGTGGATTCTGATTCGATGTCATTGTTTTTAGCTTTGGTCAGCTGGAAAAGTACCATTCCTCCATGTCAatgttatagctgtggtgtggacttctCTATTAATATGTAAATTAGAGCAATTAGCAATACGTTgattttatagttatcattcaaTAAGCGATTAATTATACATGTGGGTGATCATTATTATCAGTGACTTGCATCAAATTGAACATTGTAAGTTCATGCTGTGCATATTTAAGTTGCTCCAACTAAATCACCTAACTTAATTGTTATGTAATCTCAATtcattatttactgtatgttttctGCAAATAAGTTAGCTACGCAAATTACAGTGGTGGCCCAAATTATTAGAACACCACGTAGTATTTTCACCAGgtaaaaaaaggatttaaatcACTTGTTTCTATCTTTAGCTGTGTGACAGTAGGAAATAGCAGTTTAAATTTCCAAATATACATTATTTGTAATAATCCGGCGAGGTGTTTGTCTGATAACAGgtagtgctccacacagagatctgatctgatcatcatcagtctgtctggaatgaaaCAGACTAAATCcggaagaactgtggcaacgtcaTCAAGACGCATCAAGAaaccaaagctacagtactgttaaatgctataaaattaagatgctgtcaaaaataattgtgttaatatattttctttatcaaagaacttctattaactaaattaaatcaacatttcagCAGGAGCTTTTGCTCGAGATGCACTTGCAcatagtttttcaggtagctttgcaggtaggtctcttgaagcatcttggagacgtctccacagttcttctggattgagtctgccTCAGTTTGTTCTGTATCTTCacgtcattccagacagactgatgatgatcagatctctgtgtggagcaatgGCTGTTAtcagacaaaaatctcactggatttaTACAATCAATGGTAAAATGAATGTTCGGAAATGTATACTGGTATTTTActgcaaaagatagaaataactgatttaaaatcttttttttttacctggtgaaaatactagtgttttaataattttggccacTGCTGTATGTAAAGTTCCACTCATTTGGATTAAACACCTTAAATACTTCTTCATAcaaaacattgtaaaataaatgtaatttgtttagatttttatataatctGGGTTACAGAAAACATGTTTGCAGAAGAATTTAAAAACTGATTTGCGAATGGAAATGAGCATTGTTTCTGTTTGCATACCTCTATTTAGATTAAGTTTCTAAATAACTGAATCCCGATGTTCCCTATAGAGAATAATATAATTCaactaaatgcatttttatgttttgtacacTCTGAACCAAATTTGGTTATTAAATTGACTTAAATTATATCAAATGTAATTTACAGCTAACAATTTCTTACATTTTCGAACAATGaaactaaattattataaaaaataaaaattattttggaaTTATAGGAAATTCAGAAGCAGGTTAATTGACACAGTTGAGTCTTGTTTCATGTGTCAGAACATAATGTGAAATGGTTCAAATATATCTACAGAGCAGAGAGGAAACTATAACTTCCTCTGCTGACAAGATCAAACCGCAGCGAGCAGCCTCATCATGTTTTCACTGTCGCATAGTCAAGACTGCTAAAGTGTCATGTaaccaaatatgaaaacaaaatatattattgttataacaATTAACTGAGAGGATCGTGCATTAAAACGTTAGCTACTGTATGCTGGCGAAATGAGTCATATATGAATCGATAACTGTGGGTATTACTAAAGTCACTGTGTCTGGATCCCGCTTCTTCATGAACTGAAATCTAAAACAGTTTCATCAAAACCACAATTATTACTTTGCAACAGTTTTAAAACCACAAATATTGCCTGATGGTGTTTTTAGAAATAGGGTACAAAgggttaatgttgttgttttttttatatcaaaataatggaaaagTATGAGAATCATGAGAATCCCTAAAATTATCACATATCTTTTAAAACAAAAGATTTCCTATTATTTcctattaatctttttttttcagtaattgccAATAAACACTATACACACTATATCACTCATTCATTCTTTAACCTTTATCACAAATTAGaatatttaaagttaaattaGATAAATAAAAGAAGCATCTAGCCCATTGTACCTAACTTATTTACACTGTTCTACATAAGAAATGCTTTTAGTATGttaaaaacaatatgtttttaGTATTTGAAATGTGTAGAATTTTCGTTTTCGTTTCTTTTTTATTCAGTATTTCTTCCTGCTTTTGATGATTTTTCAGGTGGTGAAGCTTAAACAGATAGAACACACATTAAACGAGAAGAAAATATTACAAGCAGTGTCCTTTCCTTTCCTTGTGAAGCTGGAGTTCGCTTTTAAGGTACACATGCAACTTATATTGAAAAGACATCCAATGTCACAGCAGAGGGTGTGATTCTAGGATGTAGCTAAAGCTACTGAAAAAAATCAACATTATTGCATAAAAACAGAAACTAATTGTATTAcacagcattaagatgatttcatttaaattacctTAACAGGATCATTCAAATTTATACATGGTCATGGAGTATATCCAAGGCGGTGAGATGTTCTCACATCTGAGACGGATTGGAAGATTCAGGTAAACAGCTAATAAACATCTGCCTTTACCTGTCTTTTCCTCTTATAAATGAAATAACCATAATTTTTCCTCATAGTGAGCAGAACGCACGGCTCTATGCTGCTCAGATTGTTCTTACATTCGAGTATCTTCATGCTCTAGACCTCATCTACAGAGACCTTAAACCTGAAAACTTGCTCATCGATCATCAGGGATACATCCAGGTGTGCCAGTCACTTAAATGTTACCTGCACTTTGGTTGTGTAattgctattttatttatatctctTATATTTGAATGTGATTTAGGTAACAGACTTTGGCTTTGCCAAGCGAGTCAAAGGCAGAACCTGGACGCTGTGTGGTACACCAGAGTACCTGGCACCAGAGATCATTCTCAGCAAGGTAAGAAAACACGGCAGCAGTTCTTCCTCCTCTAGAAGTTAAACAAATCCTTaatgttttctctctttctttattaGGGCTACAACAAAGCTGTTGACTGGTGGGCATTGGGCGTTCTGATCTACGAAATGGCTGCTGGATATCCACCTTTCTTTGCTGATCAACCTATTCAGATCTATGAGAAAATTGTATCTGGCAAGGTCAGAAAAATTTCAGTCATTTTtacaatgatttattttatttattactgtacTGTAATTGCCAGTAAAATTCCATCTTGGTGTTTGCTCTACTGTATATCTGCACTCTGTCCCTATTTCGATTCTTACACAAGTTATTTGGCTCCATCAGTACAATCAAATTAGGTTGCTGTATcagaacaagtaaaaaaaaaaagaaataagaatttCATGGCATCATGTGTTTTGAGACAAATTTACCCTGAAATCAAAATTTGACGAatatgtattcaccctcaggccaccaAAGATGTAGCttatttcttctttggaacagatttggatacaattagctttgcatcacttgctcaccagtggatcttctgaagtgaatgggtgccatcagaatgagagtctgaacaGCTGATATCCTCACACGACTCCAATCTATCAATTAATATCTTGTCAAGcagaaagctgcatgtttgtgataaacaaatccatcattaagacctcttaaacttcaaactgttgctttctggctaaaatatgagtcctctatccatatgTTTtgtccaatgaaaaaaaaaatcacctcatCTGAATTAGAACATAAATATCCAcagatctgctgaaacagttctaaacGAATATGTTGCTGGTTTTGATGTGAGAGCACAACAGGGAATTAAATACTTTTCTGAGGAAGTGATATTATGGACTTGTGTTATGGACTTATATTTTTGGAGTTTTACAAATTTTACaaatctatttttacatttaattttattagttttgttagTACATAAGATATAATATGATGCAGTATATTGTTCTAAGTTGTTTTCAAAAATGACATATTTAGAGTAAGCAAACTAAATTAGTACTCTAAATAGTTTTAACATTCTCATagtaatatgtatgtatgtgtgtgtgtttgtttgtgtgtgtgtgtgtgtgtgtgtgtgtgtgtgtgtgtgtgtgtgtgtgtatgtgtatatatatatatatatatatatagggttatATAGGGTAATCTAAATCAATcttgaaatctaatcaaatgttCCATATATTTCCAACAGATGTGAATATTTTATTTCCACAGGTACGATTTCCTTCACACTTTAGTTCCGACCTGAAGGATCTTCTGCGCAATCTGCTGCAGGTGGACCTCACAAAACGCTTTGGCAATTTGAAAAATGGAGTCAATGACATCAAAAACCACAGATGGTTCGCTACAACAGACTGGATTGCAATCTATGAGAAGAAGGTGTGGCCTTTTGTCTTTAACATTAAGGTTTCAATTTAATAACTGGTTCTTGGTAACTGCTCTTTTGTAAGCTAGTGGATTTTTGATTTTACAGATTGATGCCCCCATCATACCAAAGTGCAGAGGACCTGGAGACACGAGTAACTTTGACGAGTATGATGAGGAAGACATCCGGGTATCTGTCACAGAGAAATGTACAAAAGAATTCTTGGAGTTTTAGAATTTCTGTAAAGGCTTTAatagaattttacattttacatttattttgtcttattaTATGCTTCTTCAAAGTTGAATCCAAGAACATCACAATTCCTTCCACAGTGCTTTATTCCTTTACAAGTGAAGTGTAGTCTACTGCATTAAAGAAAAAGATCACATAATCTTCGGTTTTGAAACATTATAtgttaattaatttatacaatgaATAAAGCCTATTTTTCCTAcattgaacaatttttttttccatttgtgtcACACATTAAGGAAAAGTAGCCTATATGTTTAGTATTAATACATGAGGGAAACTCAATTccgcattattttaaagtgtgtgtgcACCATATGTGGAATATGTGTGCCAAAGAAAACTTTTGGTTgtttagaaatttcaaaagataaAGCAAGTTTTTAAAAATCAAGTAAAATATCTCCTTAAACAGTGGTAATGCAGATTAATCCTATATTATTCTGATATTCCACACAATTCAGTCTTGGATTGCACTGAAATTGTAATGAAAAGATGCCTTTGATTTGTGTACCTTCTACAGCCATCTGTCTTCTTATATGGACCAtgtgaatacttttattttgaagagaAATGGTATATCTGCTGTAGAGCTTATGATGTCCAATTTTGGGACAATTTATTTTG from Carassius carassius chromosome 44, fCarCar2.1, whole genome shotgun sequence carries:
- the LOC132126096 gene encoding cAMP-dependent protein kinase catalytic subunit alpha-like; translation: MAQTKDPNLGQPTGTNSALQRLDTLASRFFKYRKGHHEKGIENEGPHVSEYTILWDATMKELLAKAKEDFLRKWDCQPQSTSCLDDFDRLKTLGTGSFGRVMLVKHRQSGRYYAMKILDKEKVVKLKQIEHTLNEKKILQAVSFPFLVKLEFAFKDHSNLYMVMEYIQGGEMFSHLRRIGRFSEQNARLYAAQIVLTFEYLHALDLIYRDLKPENLLIDHQGYIQVTDFGFAKRVKGRTWTLCGTPEYLAPEIILSKGYNKAVDWWALGVLIYEMAAGYPPFFADQPIQIYEKIVSGKVRFPSHFSSDLKDLLRNLLQVDLTKRFGNLKNGVNDIKNHRWFATTDWIAIYEKKIDAPIIPKCRGPGDTSNFDEYDEEDIRVSVTEKCTKEFLEF